A single genomic interval of Coregonus clupeaformis isolate EN_2021a chromosome 36, ASM2061545v1, whole genome shotgun sequence harbors:
- the LOC121552949 gene encoding ER membrane protein complex subunit 7-like, whose protein sequence is MLLHGRLSELCIFLQAMFVLACCFSDIDLGPIATSGSVQPNGDRFKLEGRAIVPGVKTQDWISSARVTVEGEEYIGFLRTDGSFVVNDVPSGSYVVEVISPGYKFEAVRVDITSKGKMRARLVNFIKTSEVIRQPYPLQLRSSGPHAYFMKRETWGWTDFLMNPMVMMMVLPLLIIVLLPKVVNTNDPEMRKEMEQSMNMLNPNPELPDVSEFMTKLFSGSKGSSSKAVAGSKASGRPAVKRR, encoded by the exons ATGTTGCTGCATGGCAGACTATCAGAGTTATGTATTTTTCTACAGGCTATGTTTGTTTTAGCGTGCTGTTTCAGCGATATAGATTTGGGGCCTATCGCGACGAGTGGATCTGTTCAACCAAACGGCGATCGTTTTAAACTCGAGGGTCGGGCAATCGTTCCTGGAGTGAAAACACAAGACTGGATTTCATCAGCCCGAGTCACGGTAGAGGGAGAAGAGTATATAGGCTTTTTGAG aaCTGATGGAAGCTTCGTCGTCAATGATGTTCCCTCAGGATCCTACGTTGTGGAAGTGATCTCACCTGGATACAAATTTGAAGCAGTCCGTGTAGACATCACATCTAAAGGCAAAATGAG GGCCCGCCTTGTGAACTTCATCAAGACGTCCGAGGTGATCCGCCAGCCTTACCCGCTCCAGCTGAGGTCCTCTGGGCCACACGCCTACTTCATGAAGAGAGAGACCTGGGGATGGACTGACTTCCTCATGAATCCCATG GTCATGATGATGGTCCTTCCTCTCCTCATTATCGTCCTGCTGCCTAAGGTTGTCAACACCAATGACCCTGAGATGAGAAAG GAAATGGAGCAGTCAATGAACATGCTGAACCCCAACCCTGAGCTACCTGACGTGTCTGAGTTCATGACCAAGCTGTTCTCCGGCTCCAAGGGCTCCAGCAGCAAGGCTGTAGCTGGCAGCAAGGCTAGTGGCCGCCCGGCAGTCAAGAGGAGGTAG
- the LOC121552774 gene encoding muscarinic acetylcholine receptor M5-like, whose product MLSFKVNSQLKTVNNYYLLSLAFADLIIGVLSMNLYTSYILMGYWSLGNLACDLWLTLDYVASNASVMNLLVISFDRYFSITRPLTYRAKRTPKRAAIMIGLAWLVSFVLWAPPILCWQYFVGDRTVPADQCQIQFFSEPVITFGTAIAAFYIPVSIMTFLYCKIYKETEKRTKDLAELQGLTTSGHPETANKPQKTVLLRSCFSSSNDRRDRRNQASWSSSNQSNVTKTTTRSDELAWDRADQVISFNSYTSSEEETHHPVSVATSQGSSKGRGQTEDGTAAAGYAENEEGEYFPTTTPPPKKPSKKGISYKFKPVSKDTSSPPQNDKKPNTDPKTAPPCPSESDQTGGQNHHQNSSPSSSTNTTTTPKPIDPALKSQITKRKRMVLIKEKKAAQTLSAILLAFILTWTPYNIMVLISTFCSDCIPVSLWHLGYWLCYVNSTINPMCYALCNKTFQKTFKMLLMCQWRKKRGEDKLYWCGQNPAINSKMT is encoded by the coding sequence ATGCTGTCGTTCAAGGTCAACAGTCAACTAAAGACAGTCAACAACTACTACCTTCTCAGCTTAGCCTTCGCTGACCTCATAATAGGAGTCCTGTCCATGAACTTATACACCTCATACATCCTAATGGGCTATTGGTCCTTAGGGAACCTAGCGTGTGACCTCTGGTTAACCCTGGATTACGTGGCCAGTAATGCGTCCGTTATGAACTTGTTAGTCATCAGCTTCGACAGGTACTTCTCCATCACAAGGCCGCTGACCTATAGGGCCAAAAGGACGCCGAAAAGGGCGGCGATTATGATTGGTTTAGCGTGGCTGGTGTCGTTTGTCCTCTGGGCACCACCTATTCTGTGCTGGCAGTATTTTGTCGGAGATAGGACGGTCCCGGCAGACCAATGCCAGATCCAGTTCTTCTCCGAGCCGGTGATCACGTTCGGCACGGCCATCGCTGCGTTCTACATCCCCGTCTCCATCATGACCTTCCTCTACTGTAAGATCTACAAGGAGACAGAGAAACGCACCAAGGACCTGGCTGAGCTGCAGGGCCTCACCACATCTGGTCACCCAGAGACTGCTAATAAACCCCAGAAAACGGTTCTGTTACGGTCCTGTTTCAGCTCCAGCAacgacaggagggacaggaggaacCAGGCCTCGTGGTCCTCGTCCAACCAGAGTAACGTCACCAAGACCACGACCCGGTCGGACGAGTTAGCCTGGGACCGGGCCGACCAGGTCATATCCTTCAACAGCTACACCTCATCTGAAGAGGAGACTCATCATCCTGTTTCCGTGGCAACCTCCCAGGGGTCGTCCAAAGGTCGAGGTCAGACTGAAGACGGAACGGCGGCCGCCGGTTATGCTGAGAACGAAGAAGGTGAGTACTTTCCGACCACCACCCCACCTCCGAAGAAACCCAGCAAGAAGGGAATCTCCTACAAGTTCAAACCGGTCTCGAAGGATACCAGCAGCCCTCCTCAGAATGACAAAAAACCCAACACGGACCCTAAAACAGCCCCTCCATGTCCCTCTGAGTCTGACCAGACAGGAGGACAGAACCACCACCAgaactcctctccatcctcctccaccaacaccaccaccacccccaagCCCATTGACCCCGCCCTGAAGAGCCAGATCACCAAGAGGAAGAGGATGGTCCTCATCAAGGAGAAGAAGGCTGCCCAGACCCTCAGTGCCATCCTCCTGGCCTTCATCCTAACATGGACGCCGTACAACATCATGGTGCTCATCTCCACCTTCTGTTCTGACTGTATCCCCGTGTCCCTCTGGCACCTGGGCTACTGGCTGTGCTATGTCAACAGCACCATCAACCCCATGTGTTATGCATTGTGCAATAAGACATTTCAGAAGACCTTTAAGATGCTGTTGATGTGTCagtggaggaagaagagaggggaggataaACTGTACTGGTGCGGACAGAACCCGGCCATCAACAGCAAGATGACATGA